The proteins below are encoded in one region of Candidatus Omnitrophota bacterium:
- a CDS encoding Gfo/Idh/MocA family oxidoreductase — protein sequence MARIGIIGCGGMGNMHTQACLVSGAAEIAAVADERVESAEKLAKQANCEFMSSPEDLIRRDDVDAVMICTPTPSHYPLAMLALAQGKHLFVEKPLCRALAQAKELAAEAKKNNVVNQVGHVLRFWPEYVRLKEACADGRWGKLTSMKFVRTSAQPGWSAGNWLLNPELSGGAALDLHLHDTDMVLYLAGKPKAVVASGVKDYAGWRQIHTQYFYDGGPAVYAEGAWYEGEKYPFRMGFVALFEKGVLDYDCTRPEPFLFYPKEGEPETPVLPDMPKTKPVEGINVTNLGGYLLQDAYFFKRLAGGEASPAAADFEAGCAALQVVEAEIQSLEQREIVQV from the coding sequence ATGGCGCGAATTGGAATCATCGGCTGCGGCGGAATGGGCAATATGCACACTCAGGCCTGCCTGGTCAGCGGAGCGGCGGAAATCGCCGCCGTTGCGGACGAACGGGTGGAATCGGCGGAAAAATTGGCGAAGCAGGCGAATTGCGAATTCATGTCGTCTCCGGAAGACCTGATCCGGCGGGACGACGTGGACGCCGTCATGATCTGCACGCCGACGCCCTCCCATTATCCACTCGCCATGTTGGCGTTGGCTCAAGGCAAGCATCTTTTCGTGGAGAAGCCCCTTTGCCGAGCGCTGGCCCAGGCCAAGGAACTCGCCGCCGAAGCGAAGAAGAACAACGTCGTCAATCAAGTAGGACACGTGCTTCGTTTCTGGCCGGAATACGTTCGCTTGAAGGAAGCCTGCGCCGATGGGCGTTGGGGGAAATTGACTTCGATGAAATTCGTCCGCACCAGCGCCCAGCCGGGATGGTCGGCGGGCAATTGGCTGCTGAATCCGGAATTGAGCGGCGGCGCGGCGCTCGATCTTCATCTGCACGATACGGATATGGTTCTTTATCTCGCCGGGAAGCCCAAGGCGGTGGTGGCCAGCGGCGTCAAGGATTACGCGGGCTGGCGGCAAATCCATACGCAGTATTTCTACGACGGCGGACCGGCCGTCTACGCCGAAGGCGCCTGGTACGAAGGCGAGAAATATCCTTTCCGCATGGGTTTCGTCGCGCTATTCGAAAAGGGCGTCCTCGACTACGATTGCACCCGCCCGGAGCCGTTTCTCTTCTATCCCAAAGAAGGCGAACCCGAAACGCCAGTCTTGCCGGATATGCCGAAGACCAAGCCGGTGGAAGGAATCAACGTGACCAACCTGGGCGGCTACCTGCTGCAAGACGCCTATTTCTTTAAGCGCCTGGCGGGGGGCGAAGCGTCTCCCGCAGCGGCGGATTTCGAAGCGGGCTGCGCGGCGCTGCAAGTGGTGGAAGCGGAAATTCAATCCCTCGAGCAACGCGAAATTGTCCAGGTTTAA